From a single Lolium rigidum isolate FL_2022 chromosome 7, APGP_CSIRO_Lrig_0.1, whole genome shotgun sequence genomic region:
- the LOC124670408 gene encoding transcription repressor OFP13-like, whose product MSCASSSTATSWQWPSCTQARTMSFGRDDMDSHSAEVPSTRQDCNTRVIMNPAYRDDSASIEHSFLSATVSSTSTTAPEPAGEVDEVIIRGIRSCSRLFFEPEATSSILTKPRAEQCGEVEFGGARAVAIDSADPYGDFRRSMEEMVLSHGGGGEDDWAWLEEMLGWYLRANGKKTHGFIVGAFVDLLVALTSGKQNDKC is encoded by the coding sequence ATGTCCTGCGCGTCCTCCAGCACGGCCACCTCGTGGCAATGGCCTTCCTGCACGCAGGCCAGGACCATGTCGTTCGGCCGGGACGACATGGACAGCCACAGCGCGGAGGTACCATCGACGCGCCAGGACTGCAACACCAGGGTGATAATGAACCCGGCCTACCGCGACGACTCGGCATCGATCGAGCACTCCTTCCTCTCCGCTACCGTCTCTTCTACTTCCACCACGGCGCCGGAGCCGGCAGGCGAGGTGGACGAGGTGATCATCCGAGGAATACGGTCGTGCAGCCGCCTCTTCTTCGAGCCCGAGGCGACGAGCTCCATCCTTACAAAGCCGAGAGCTGAGCAGTGCGGAGAGGTGGAGTTCGGCGGGGCGAGGGCGGTGGCCATCGACTCGGCTGACCCGTACGGCGACTTCCGGCGGTCAATGGAGGAGATGGTGCTGAGccacggcggcggaggcgaggacGACTGGGCGTGGCTGGAGGAGATGCTGGGGTGGTACCTCCGCGCCAACGGCAAGAAGACCCACGGATTCATCGTGGGCGCCTTCGTTGACCTGCTCGTCGCGCTCACCTCCGGCAAGCAGAATGACAAGTGCTAG